One part of the Aurantibacillus circumpalustris genome encodes these proteins:
- a CDS encoding SDR family oxidoreductase, with protein sequence MKILITGSNGLLGQKLVYKLRNTTGVECIATARGVNRLVQQEGYIYDSLDITNKKNVEDVFSKYLPDVIINTAAMTNVDACETEKETSWLMNATAVEFQVKTLEALQKKNPNYKPHFIHLSTDFIFDGTHGPLDEEEKPNPLSYYAEGKLEAEKIVKASTLHWAIARTVLVYGIVDNMSRSNIVLWVKSNLEQGKVINVVDDQFRTPTLAEDLADGCILIAQKRAKGVYNISGKNFYSILELATVVADYYGLDKSLIKPSKSADIKQPAKRPPITGFIIDKAVNNLGYNPHSFTEGIKLLEDQIKAMGKA encoded by the coding sequence ATGAAAATTTTAATTACAGGTTCTAATGGCTTGTTAGGACAAAAACTGGTTTATAAATTGCGCAACACAACTGGTGTTGAATGTATTGCAACAGCGAGAGGAGTCAACCGATTGGTGCAACAAGAAGGATATATTTACGATTCATTAGACATTACAAATAAAAAAAATGTAGAAGACGTTTTTTCGAAGTATTTACCAGATGTAATCATAAACACTGCTGCTATGACCAACGTAGATGCCTGTGAAACAGAAAAAGAAACGAGTTGGCTTATGAATGCTACGGCAGTTGAGTTTCAGGTAAAAACCTTAGAAGCTCTTCAGAAAAAAAATCCAAATTATAAGCCACATTTTATCCATCTTAGCACAGATTTTATTTTTGATGGTACTCATGGACCTTTAGATGAAGAAGAAAAACCGAATCCTCTAAGTTATTACGCAGAAGGAAAGTTAGAAGCAGAGAAAATAGTAAAGGCCTCAACGCTTCATTGGGCAATAGCAAGAACGGTTTTGGTTTATGGCATCGTTGATAATATGAGTCGTAGTAATATTGTACTTTGGGTGAAATCTAATTTAGAGCAAGGAAAAGTTATAAATGTTGTGGACGATCAGTTCAGAACACCAACACTTGCTGAAGATTTGGCTGATGGTTGTATACTCATTGCACAGAAAAGAGCAAAAGGAGTTTATAATATTTCAGGAAAAAACTTTTATAGTATTTTAGAATTGGCTACAGTTGTGGCTGATTATTATGGTTTGGATAAGAGTTTAATTAAACCAAGTAAAAGCGCTGATATCAAGCAACCAGCGAAACGCCCGCCAATAACAGGTTTTATTATCGATAAAGCTGTAAATAATTTAGGATACAATCCGCATAGTTTTACAGAAGGAATTAAACTATTAGAAGATCAAATAAAAGCAATGGGTAAAGCCTAA
- a CDS encoding DUF1573 domain-containing protein, producing the protein MKKLIFTLGLVAGLTALTFAQDGHSADDGHGHAAAPAAAAPASLADIKLDKLEHDYGTIKQGGNGECEFKFTNNGKEPLVITNCQGSCGCTVPQCPKEPILPGKAGVIKVKYDTNRPGQIYKTVTVNSNAKSGNVVLTIKGNVEVKPVETDFPANPTPAGAPVEQKKG; encoded by the coding sequence ATGAAAAAGCTAATTTTTACTCTAGGTTTAGTTGCAGGTTTAACTGCTTTAACATTTGCACAAGATGGTCATTCAGCAGATGATGGTCATGGACATGCTGCTGCACCAGCTGCTGCTGCCCCTGCAAGCTTAGCCGATATTAAACTTGATAAATTAGAACACGATTACGGTACTATTAAACAAGGTGGTAATGGTGAGTGCGAATTTAAATTTACAAATAACGGTAAAGAGCCATTGGTGATTACAAATTGTCAAGGAAGCTGCGGTTGTACTGTTCCTCAGTGTCCTAAAGAACCAATTCTTCCTGGTAAAGCTGGTGTTATTAAAGTAAAATATGATACTAACCGTCCTGGTCAAATTTATAAAACTGTTACTGTAAACTCAAATGCGAAAAGTGGTAATGTTGTTTTAACGATTAAAGGAAATGTTGAAGTAAAACCAGTTGAAACTGATTTTCCTGCAAACCCGACTCCAGCTGGCGCTCCTGTTGAGCAAAAGAAAGGTTAA
- a CDS encoding DUF2480 family protein: MDEIINKVAGSGIVSIDLEEFYVEGDRVFFDIKPHLFMEQILKEKDFREFLKTNDWSLYEDKIVGIICSADAIVPTWAYMLITLALEPHARRVFFGNLNELENIMFAEKLATINPEIYKDARVVIKGCGEKQIPTNAFVQLTTLLKPFAKSIMYGEPCSTVPLYKAKSS, translated from the coding sequence ATGGATGAAATAATAAATAAAGTTGCTGGAAGCGGTATAGTTAGTATTGATCTAGAGGAGTTTTATGTAGAAGGAGACCGTGTTTTTTTCGATATCAAGCCACATTTGTTTATGGAGCAAATATTAAAGGAAAAAGACTTTAGAGAATTTCTTAAAACAAATGACTGGAGTTTATACGAAGATAAGATTGTTGGTATAATTTGTAGCGCCGATGCCATTGTACCTACTTGGGCTTATATGCTTATTACACTTGCTTTAGAGCCTCATGCGAGAAGAGTTTTTTTTGGAAACCTCAATGAACTCGAAAATATTATGTTTGCAGAGAAACTAGCAACGATTAACCCGGAAATATACAAAGATGCTAGAGTTGTGATAAAGGGTTGTGGTGAAAAGCAAATTCCAACAAACGCCTTTGTACAGCTTACAACACTTTTAAAACCTTTTGCAAAAAGTATTATGTATGGAGAGCCCTGCAGTACAGTGCCTTTGTACAAGGCCAAAAGTTCATAG
- a CDS encoding DUF3109 family protein translates to MIAIDKTLVSEDLLDKKFVCDLNACKGACCVAGDSGAPLNKDELPILEELVDKVKPYMVKKGIKAVEKYGPFVVDSDGDYTTTLVSEGAECAFVYFDETKTAKCAIEKAYYEGVITWKKPISCHLYPIRITEHKNYDAVNYDKWDICKPACECGKKLDVPVYKFLKEPLIRKYGKEWFKQLEKSAMLHLKKD, encoded by the coding sequence ATGATAGCAATTGATAAAACATTGGTCAGCGAAGATCTGCTGGATAAAAAGTTTGTATGTGATTTAAATGCCTGCAAAGGAGCTTGCTGCGTTGCCGGTGATAGCGGCGCCCCTCTTAACAAAGATGAACTTCCTATTTTAGAAGAGCTGGTTGACAAGGTTAAACCTTACATGGTGAAAAAAGGCATCAAAGCAGTAGAAAAATACGGACCATTTGTTGTTGACAGTGACGGAGATTATACAACCACTTTGGTAAGCGAAGGTGCTGAATGTGCATTTGTATATTTCGATGAAACCAAAACAGCTAAGTGCGCAATAGAGAAAGCATATTACGAAGGTGTTATTACCTGGAAAAAACCAATTAGCTGTCACCTTTATCCAATTAGAATTACTGAGCATAAAAATTACGACGCTGTCAACTATGATAAATGGGACATCTGCAAACCTGCCTGTGAATGTGGAAAAAAACTAGATGTGCCTGTATACAAATTTTTAAAAGAACCACTTATTCGTAAATACGGTAAAGAGTGGTTTAAACAGTTGGAAAAAAGCGCAATGTTACATTTAAAAAAAGATTAA
- a CDS encoding glycosyltransferase family 117 protein, which translates to MMTKEFGKLNNLIGWLIWAVATVTYCSSIEPTASFWDCGEYIACAFKLEVGHPPGAPFFLIVGRFFTLFGGSDPAHAGMMINVMSALSSSFSILFLFWTITRLGIKVYGKKVSELEKPKQWAILGAGIVGALAYTFSDSFWFSAVEGEVYAMSSFFTAIAFWAILKWDEEDSTNPTGALRWLVLISYMIGLSIGVHLLNLLIIPAIGFIIYFKKYKFTWKGFFIAGISSVMVLGLVQNLIIPKIVKFISDYEVFFTNKLSLGFSTGTIFFFLLLAFSLTTFIIYTINKTEKYYKMGFYSASILSGFAVIVAPNGGGMFTRLIMLGAILYAIKHYKTKTITLNAIFLSFATLLIGYSSFFVLVIRSQANPPMDENDPENAPNMLSYLLREQYGDWPILYGQYYNAPTRPRSEFGNGDPVYAKDKINKNYKMIDSRKNSIAKYEPEFCTIFPRMHSSQAHHEAGYKYWGNVAEHHRNRVMENRNGETESVEVPTMGANLWFFFNYQVNYMYLRYFYWNFVGRQNDVQGSTGNNMDGNWVSGIKPIDDFKLGTDTSQKIYRDKNNFANNHFYALPLILGLLGMFFHFKRNKPDAWVVLCFFLLTGLAIVIYLNQSPYQPRERDYAYTGSFYAFAIWIGFGVLYLYDLFSKKAATIGIAIGSTALGLVVPAVMLKDGWNDHNRSLRTLSRDVAINYLQSCAPNAILFTNGDNDTFPLWYAQEVEGIRTDVRVVNLSLLQTDWYIRQMRRAAYLSMPVPFTIPEEKLEAEKLSYLLINGQNPAAMELKGALETALSDNPDGKYNNGGDLLDVLPSRRLYVNVDSLTVMKNKVISVGDTGRLAKRIAWDLGGKNYITKNDLLVLDLVAHNTWERPIYFAVTTGDDAYVGMKRYFQLEGLAYRFVPIKQTEDEEAQGGRVNTEVMYDNIMNKFLWGGMDKPGVNLDENCIRMASNLRMQMAILSGALINEGKNKLAKNVLDKCLTVMPDENIPYDATIFTICGSYYEIGETKKANELAKKLFDIFEGDLRIYMAQKPNHRAAYGRDVNQAKEILKRLTGLSQQYKQEDLSKEFINRIKGVLSPEDLSPTREPQLP; encoded by the coding sequence ATGATGACAAAAGAATTCGGGAAACTTAATAATCTGATCGGATGGCTGATTTGGGCCGTTGCAACTGTAACTTATTGCTCTAGTATTGAACCAACTGCCAGTTTCTGGGATTGTGGAGAGTATATTGCTTGCGCATTTAAATTGGAGGTTGGTCACCCTCCAGGAGCGCCTTTTTTCCTGATAGTAGGGCGCTTTTTTACCTTGTTTGGGGGATCTGATCCTGCTCATGCAGGGATGATGATCAACGTGATGAGCGCCTTATCAAGCTCTTTCAGTATTTTGTTTTTATTTTGGACAATTACCCGTTTAGGAATAAAAGTATATGGCAAAAAGGTGAGCGAACTTGAAAAACCTAAACAATGGGCTATTCTTGGAGCAGGTATTGTAGGAGCTTTAGCTTATACATTTTCCGATTCCTTCTGGTTTAGTGCCGTTGAAGGTGAGGTATATGCCATGTCATCTTTTTTCACAGCAATTGCTTTCTGGGCTATTTTAAAATGGGATGAAGAAGATTCTACGAATCCAACGGGTGCTTTGCGTTGGTTAGTGCTCATTAGCTACATGATAGGTTTATCTATAGGTGTCCATTTATTAAATCTATTAATTATTCCTGCAATTGGGTTTATTATTTATTTCAAAAAATATAAGTTCACCTGGAAAGGTTTTTTCATAGCAGGGATCTCTTCAGTTATGGTTTTGGGTTTAGTGCAAAATCTCATTATTCCAAAAATTGTAAAGTTTATAAGTGACTACGAGGTGTTTTTTACCAACAAATTAAGCCTTGGTTTTAGTACCGGAACTATTTTCTTCTTCTTGCTGCTTGCATTTTCTCTTACTACATTTATTATTTATACCATTAATAAAACTGAGAAGTATTACAAGATGGGATTTTATTCCGCTTCAATTTTATCTGGTTTTGCTGTGATAGTTGCGCCAAATGGTGGTGGAATGTTTACACGTCTGATAATGTTAGGAGCAATTCTATACGCGATTAAACATTATAAAACAAAAACAATTACACTTAATGCAATCTTTTTAAGCTTTGCAACGCTGTTAATTGGTTATTCCTCTTTCTTTGTTTTGGTAATTCGTTCACAAGCCAATCCTCCTATGGATGAAAACGATCCTGAAAATGCACCTAATATGCTTTCTTATTTGTTGAGAGAGCAATACGGTGACTGGCCAATTTTATACGGACAATATTACAATGCGCCTACGCGCCCAAGAAGTGAATTTGGTAATGGTGATCCGGTTTATGCAAAAGACAAAATAAATAAGAATTATAAAATGATTGATTCACGAAAGAATTCGATCGCAAAATACGAACCTGAATTTTGTACAATTTTTCCAAGAATGCACAGTTCCCAAGCGCATCATGAAGCTGGTTATAAATATTGGGGAAATGTTGCAGAGCATCACAGAAACCGAGTAATGGAGAACAGAAATGGTGAGACTGAAAGCGTTGAGGTTCCTACAATGGGAGCTAACCTGTGGTTTTTCTTCAATTATCAGGTAAATTATATGTACCTGCGCTATTTTTACTGGAATTTTGTTGGAAGACAAAATGATGTACAAGGTTCAACCGGTAATAACATGGATGGTAACTGGGTGAGTGGGATTAAGCCAATTGATGATTTTAAACTTGGTACGGATACTTCGCAAAAAATTTATCGCGATAAAAATAATTTTGCAAATAATCATTTTTATGCACTGCCTCTAATCCTGGGACTTCTAGGAATGTTTTTCCATTTTAAAAGAAATAAACCGGATGCTTGGGTGGTGCTGTGTTTTTTCCTTTTAACAGGACTGGCGATAGTAATCTATCTTAATCAATCGCCTTATCAACCGCGTGAACGTGACTATGCTTATACGGGAAGTTTTTATGCCTTTGCGATATGGATTGGCTTTGGAGTGTTGTATTTATATGACCTGTTTAGTAAAAAAGCGGCAACAATAGGAATTGCAATCGGCTCTACGGCATTAGGATTAGTAGTACCTGCCGTTATGCTTAAGGATGGTTGGAATGACCATAACCGTTCTTTGAGAACACTGTCGCGCGACGTGGCAATAAATTATTTACAAAGTTGTGCACCAAATGCCATTCTTTTTACGAATGGTGATAATGATACATTCCCTTTATGGTACGCTCAGGAAGTAGAAGGAATAAGAACTGACGTGCGTGTGGTAAATTTAAGTTTACTTCAAACCGATTGGTACATACGCCAAATGCGCAGAGCGGCTTATTTAAGTATGCCCGTTCCGTTTACAATTCCTGAAGAAAAATTGGAAGCTGAAAAGTTATCGTATTTGTTAATCAATGGACAAAATCCGGCCGCCATGGAGCTGAAAGGGGCTTTAGAAACTGCTTTGAGCGACAATCCTGATGGAAAATACAATAACGGAGGCGATCTTTTAGACGTGTTGCCATCTAGACGCCTTTATGTGAATGTGGATAGCCTTACCGTAATGAAAAACAAAGTAATTAGTGTGGGTGACACTGGTCGTCTTGCAAAGAGGATTGCTTGGGATTTGGGTGGAAAAAATTATATCACAAAAAACGATCTTTTAGTTTTAGATCTTGTGGCACATAATACTTGGGAGAGACCAATTTATTTTGCCGTTACAACCGGTGACGATGCTTACGTTGGAATGAAGCGTTATTTTCAACTAGAAGGTTTAGCATATAGATTTGTTCCAATTAAACAAACAGAAGACGAAGAAGCACAAGGTGGACGTGTAAACACAGAAGTGATGTATGATAACATTATGAATAAATTCCTTTGGGGTGGAATGGACAAACCTGGTGTGAATTTGGATGAAAATTGTATCAGAATGGCTAGCAATCTGCGTATGCAAATGGCCATACTTTCTGGAGCCCTTATTAACGAAGGTAAAAACAAACTAGCGAAAAACGTTTTAGATAAATGTCTTACCGTTATGCCGGATGAAAACATTCCTTACGACGCAACCATTTTTACTATTTGCGGTTCTTATTATGAAATCGGAGAAACTAAAAAAGCAAATGAACTAGCTAAAAAACTGTTTGATATTTTTGAAGGTGATTTAAGAATATATATGGCTCAAAAGCCAAATCACAGAGCTGCGTATGGTAGAGACGTAAATCAAGCAAAAGAAATTTTAAAACGTTTAACTGGTTTATCGCAGCAATACAAACAGGAAGATTTGTCGAAGGAATTTATAAATAGAATTAAAGGAGTTTTAAGTCCTGAAGATCTTTCTCCCACGAGAGAGCCGCAATTACCTTAA
- a CDS encoding substrate-binding periplasmic protein, with amino-acid sequence MRYFLIIITSVLSSISFAQIGDTLFVNYYIQTPFAYTDNGSVKGIEVDIVNEYVYWLKSKKKINITLKQVGYTDFNSFYISTKKSQNSLGLGSVTISQERAMEVDFSSAYLKNVAFCVTNGHAPDVKSKTTDEILRSLGSMSALTINNTSLNRYIVELKKQYIQDLKISYKTDEVKILDEIAKNVLCFGYVDAVGFWFYLKNNPGKFLKMQKILNQSKEELGFVMPKGSQHKALFNEFFASFKSTPAYRSILEKYLGAYMTQNMAIN; translated from the coding sequence TTGAGATATTTTTTAATTATAATAACCTCTGTTTTAAGTAGTATCAGTTTTGCTCAAATTGGCGATACCCTTTTCGTTAATTATTATATCCAAACGCCTTTTGCCTATACAGATAACGGTTCAGTAAAAGGAATTGAAGTTGACATAGTTAACGAGTATGTATATTGGCTTAAATCCAAAAAGAAAATTAACATCACCTTAAAACAAGTTGGTTATACCGATTTTAACTCGTTTTACATTTCAACGAAAAAAAGTCAGAACAGTCTGGGTTTGGGCTCTGTAACGATTAGTCAGGAAAGGGCTATGGAAGTAGATTTTTCATCTGCCTATTTAAAAAACGTAGCTTTTTGTGTAACAAACGGTCATGCGCCTGATGTAAAATCGAAAACTACTGATGAAATACTTAGGTCGCTCGGAAGCATGAGTGCCCTTACAATTAACAACACTTCTCTAAATAGGTATATCGTAGAACTTAAGAAGCAATACATCCAGGATTTAAAAATTTCTTATAAAACGGATGAGGTAAAAATTTTGGACGAAATCGCTAAAAACGTATTATGCTTTGGGTACGTTGATGCGGTTGGCTTTTGGTTCTATTTAAAAAACAATCCTGGAAAATTTTTGAAAATGCAAAAAATCCTCAACCAGTCTAAAGAAGAACTTGGTTTTGTGATGCCTAAAGGAAGTCAGCATAAAGCTTTATTTAATGAATTCTTCGCTTCATTTAAATCCACCCCTGCTTACCGCAGTATCCTTGAAAAATATCTTGGAGCGTATATGACGCAAAACATGGCTATCAATTAA
- a CDS encoding valine--tRNA ligase, with product MEIAKTYNPGEAESKWYPHWMQQNFFSSTPDSRTPYTIVIPPPNVTGMLHMGHMLNNTIQDVLIRRARMLGMNACWVPGTDHASIATETKVVNLLAEKGIKKTNLSREDFLKHAWDWKEKYGGIILEQLKKLGASCDWDRTRFTMDPAMSEAVLDAFVSLHNKGQIYRGVRMVNWDPQGLTALSDEEVIHKETNSKLVYVKYKVEASDEFITVATTRPETIMGDTAVCVNPNDERYSHLKGKNIIVPVVNRVVPIIFDDYVDASFGTGALKVTPAHDINDFNLGQKYKLPTIDALTPDGKISEAAGVYVGMDRFACRKQIVKDLQEQGLVEKVEDIKNKVGYSERTNAVIEPKLSLQWFLKMDEISKPALDAVMSGEVKLIPEKYINTYKHWMENVHDWCISRQLWWGQRIPAWYDGKGNTVVCKTREEAFEKLKIKNEKLTNDEIKQDEDVLDTWFSSWLWPLTVFDPNVIKNGWENANEELKYYYPTNDLVTGPDILFFWIARMIIAGKEFTGLKPFTNVYLTGIVRDNLGRKMSKQLGNSPDPLDLVAKYGADGVRVGMLLSSPAGNDLLFDEKDCEQGRNFANKVWNAFRLIKGFEVGASAKQSAAQKAAITWFENKLSEQLEFINDHYSKYRMSDALMTTYKLVWDDFCAWYLEIIKPEFVDGKSLPIDKTTYDATIIFLEQLLKVMHPWMPFVTEEIWHLITERSEKECVIVAEWPKQLASLDARVLGEFEVCKELVTTARNVRAQKQIPPKEKLEVIEKSSSDHSYFNEVVIKLANLSAFKYSKEKVDGAYSFTIQTTEFFIPLANNINVEEEKERLKKELEYNKGFLKSVQIKLSNEKFVANAKPEIIAVERKKESDALSKIDSIEEQLKSL from the coding sequence ATGGAGATAGCCAAAACCTATAATCCCGGCGAAGCAGAAAGTAAATGGTATCCGCATTGGATGCAACAGAATTTTTTTAGTTCAACACCTGATAGCCGTACTCCTTATACAATAGTCATCCCTCCTCCAAATGTTACTGGTATGTTGCATATGGGGCACATGCTCAATAACACCATTCAAGATGTTTTAATCCGTCGCGCGCGCATGCTTGGAATGAATGCCTGTTGGGTGCCAGGTACAGATCATGCTAGCATTGCTACTGAAACTAAAGTAGTAAACTTATTAGCTGAAAAAGGAATCAAAAAAACGAATCTTTCGCGCGAAGATTTTTTAAAACACGCCTGGGACTGGAAAGAAAAATACGGTGGTATTATTTTGGAACAACTCAAAAAACTAGGCGCCAGTTGTGATTGGGATCGCACACGTTTTACAATGGATCCGGCAATGAGTGAAGCAGTGTTGGATGCATTTGTGAGTTTACATAATAAAGGTCAGATTTATAGAGGAGTTCGAATGGTTAACTGGGACCCTCAAGGATTAACAGCACTGAGCGACGAAGAGGTAATTCATAAAGAAACTAACAGTAAACTGGTTTACGTAAAATACAAAGTAGAGGCGTCTGATGAATTTATTACAGTTGCTACAACGCGACCTGAAACCATCATGGGTGATACTGCAGTTTGTGTAAATCCAAATGATGAACGCTATTCTCACCTGAAAGGAAAAAATATAATTGTGCCAGTTGTAAATAGGGTAGTGCCAATTATTTTTGATGATTATGTAGATGCTTCTTTTGGTACAGGTGCACTTAAGGTTACTCCAGCGCATGATATTAATGACTTTAATCTCGGACAAAAATATAAATTACCAACTATTGATGCACTTACTCCAGATGGAAAAATTAGTGAAGCTGCCGGAGTATATGTTGGGATGGATCGTTTTGCTTGCAGAAAGCAAATAGTAAAAGACTTACAAGAACAAGGCTTAGTTGAAAAAGTAGAAGATATAAAAAACAAAGTTGGGTACAGCGAAAGAACAAACGCGGTAATTGAACCTAAACTCTCTCTGCAGTGGTTTTTAAAGATGGACGAGATTAGTAAACCAGCTTTGGATGCTGTGATGAGCGGCGAGGTAAAACTCATTCCGGAAAAATACATCAACACCTATAAACACTGGATGGAAAATGTACATGATTGGTGTATCAGTCGCCAGTTGTGGTGGGGACAACGTATTCCGGCTTGGTACGATGGAAAAGGAAATACTGTTGTTTGTAAAACAAGGGAAGAAGCATTTGAGAAATTAAAAATTAAGAATGAAAAACTAACGAACGATGAAATAAAACAAGATGAAGATGTTTTAGACACCTGGTTCTCTTCATGGCTTTGGCCTTTAACGGTTTTTGATCCAAATGTAATTAAAAACGGTTGGGAAAATGCAAATGAAGAACTTAAATATTATTATCCTACAAACGATCTAGTAACTGGTCCGGATATTTTATTTTTCTGGATAGCCCGCATGATTATTGCTGGTAAAGAATTTACTGGACTGAAACCATTTACCAACGTTTACCTTACAGGCATTGTACGTGATAATCTCGGAAGAAAAATGAGCAAACAATTGGGAAACTCTCCCGATCCACTTGATTTGGTTGCAAAATATGGCGCAGATGGCGTACGTGTTGGAATGCTTTTAAGTTCTCCGGCCGGTAACGATTTGCTGTTTGACGAAAAAGATTGTGAACAGGGAAGAAATTTTGCAAATAAGGTGTGGAATGCATTTCGTTTGATAAAAGGTTTTGAGGTAGGGGCATCTGCGAAACAGTCAGCGGCGCAGAAAGCAGCGATTACTTGGTTTGAAAATAAATTATCTGAACAACTGGAATTTATCAACGATCATTATTCGAAATACAGAATGAGTGATGCATTAATGACAACCTACAAATTGGTATGGGACGATTTTTGCGCCTGGTATCTTGAGATAATAAAGCCAGAATTTGTAGATGGCAAATCTTTACCAATTGATAAAACGACTTATGATGCAACTATCATTTTCTTAGAACAGCTCTTAAAAGTAATGCACCCATGGATGCCTTTCGTTACAGAAGAAATCTGGCATTTGATAACAGAGCGTTCTGAAAAAGAGTGTGTTATTGTGGCAGAATGGCCGAAACAACTGGCATCTTTAGATGCCAGAGTTTTGGGTGAATTTGAAGTATGCAAAGAACTCGTAACTACGGCTAGAAATGTACGTGCTCAAAAACAAATACCACCAAAAGAAAAATTAGAGGTGATTGAAAAATCTTCATCAGATCATTCTTATTTTAATGAAGTTGTCATAAAACTTGCAAATCTCTCTGCCTTTAAATATTCTAAAGAAAAAGTAGATGGCGCATACAGTTTTACGATTCAAACAACTGAATTTTTTATTCCACTTGCAAACAATATTAATGTGGAAGAAGAAAAAGAACGTTTAAAAAAGGAGTTGGAATACAATAAAGGCTTTTTGAAGTCCGTGCAAATAAAACTATCTAACGAAAAATTTGTAGCTAATGCAAAGCCTGAAATTATTGCTGTGGAGCGTAAGAAAGAGAGTGATGCGCTGTCAAAGATTGATTCTATCGAAGAGCAGTTAAAAAGTTTGTAA
- a CDS encoding DUF1573 domain-containing protein, whose product MKKFISLLFFALGLNFGLNAQESVIPNMDPNAPDIKFETEVLDYGVVEYDANGLREFKFTNTGKTPLTITSVSGECGCTATTIDGKPGWPTEPILPGKSGVIKVKYDTQREGRFEKNVTVTSNAKFATKKIRIKGEVKSKSGTGG is encoded by the coding sequence ATGAAAAAGTTTATTTCATTACTGTTTTTTGCACTAGGTTTAAATTTTGGTTTAAATGCTCAGGAATCTGTTATACCTAACATGGATCCTAACGCACCAGACATTAAATTTGAAACTGAAGTTCTTGACTACGGTGTAGTCGAATACGATGCTAACGGCTTACGTGAATTTAAATTTACTAATACTGGAAAAACGCCTTTAACTATTACAAGTGTTTCTGGAGAGTGTGGTTGTACCGCAACTACTATTGATGGTAAACCAGGCTGGCCAACTGAACCAATACTACCGGGTAAAAGCGGTGTAATAAAAGTAAAATACGATACGCAGCGTGAAGGTCGTTTTGAAAAAAACGTCACTGTAACTTCAAACGCAAAATTTGCAACTAAAAAAATTCGTATTAAAGGTGAGGTTAAGTCTAAATCTGGCACTGGTGGTTAA
- a CDS encoding DUF1573 domain-containing protein yields the protein MRLSLNLALVVNPINIFRNPQGNALGIFYLKVVSLFILLFLSFNSYSQAKLKIPETKKNFGLVKRGEIIKNEFEISNSGDAPLLINDIEISCSCTTVDFPKQPILPDQSSKITVIFNTTTVYGRQDRVVYVNSNDPNSPHKLRYKGTVSAK from the coding sequence GTGAGGTTAAGTCTAAATCTGGCACTGGTGGTTAATCCAATTAATATATTTAGAAATCCTCAAGGTAATGCCTTGGGGATTTTTTATTTAAAAGTGGTTTCACTTTTTATTCTACTATTTCTTTCGTTTAACAGTTACTCCCAAGCGAAACTGAAAATACCAGAAACAAAAAAGAATTTTGGTCTTGTTAAGCGGGGTGAAATAATTAAAAATGAATTTGAGATAAGTAACTCCGGGGATGCACCGTTGTTGATTAATGATATTGAAATTTCTTGCTCCTGCACTACCGTTGATTTTCCTAAGCAACCCATTTTGCCAGACCAAAGCTCAAAAATTACGGTGATTTTTAATACAACAACTGTGTATGGGAGGCAAGACAGAGTAGTATATGTGAATAGCAACGACCCGAATAGTCCTCATAAACTGCGCTACAAAGGCACGGTGTCTGCCAAATAA
- a CDS encoding polysaccharide deacetylase family protein, whose protein sequence is MNKEEKNIYLTFDDGPIQGLTDWVLDELKKYNIKATFFCVGANIIRNPKVFDRVKIEGHRVGNHTMFHTKGFKTTVGDYIREVEECKRLVENNLFRPPYGQLRLGQYKALVERGYDVILWDVISYDFEHISPLKCTENVLKNTRNGSIVLFHDNVKAETNMKYALPIFLENFLQKGYSFKTL, encoded by the coding sequence ATGAACAAGGAAGAAAAGAACATTTACCTTACTTTCGACGATGGTCCTATTCAAGGCTTAACAGATTGGGTGTTGGATGAATTAAAAAAATACAATATTAAGGCAACTTTTTTTTGTGTGGGCGCCAACATTATACGTAATCCTAAAGTTTTTGATAGAGTTAAAATAGAGGGCCACCGTGTTGGAAATCATACTATGTTTCACACAAAAGGGTTTAAGACTACAGTTGGCGATTACATAAGAGAGGTGGAGGAGTGTAAAAGGCTCGTAGAAAATAATTTGTTTAGACCACCCTATGGACAATTGAGACTCGGACAGTATAAGGCCTTAGTTGAACGTGGCTACGATGTAATTTTATGGGACGTAATCAGTTACGACTTCGAACATATTTCTCCGCTTAAATGTACTGAGAATGTGCTCAAGAATACGAGAAATGGAAGCATTGTACTTTTTCACGATAATGTAAAGGCCGAAACAAATATGAAATATGCACTTCCAATTTTCCTTGAAAATTTTTTACAAAAGGGGTATAGCTTTAAAACCCTATGA